Below is a genomic region from Mycobacteriales bacterium.
AGCAGAAGGGCCGCGAAGTCGGTGGTCATCACGGCCAGGATCAGCGCCTCGACATCGGGCACCATCCGGTACAGCGTCATCCGGCTGACCTTGGCCCGCCGGGCGACGTCGGTCAGCGTCGTACGCCGGACCCCGACGGCAAGCACCGAGTCGCGCACCGCGGCGGCCACCTCGGCGGGCAGCACGGTCGCCGCTGGAGGTGCCACCTGGATACTGTGACGTTGGGACGTCATATGTCACACTGTAGCGCATGCCTCACTCCTCGACCTCAGCCGCGGGCGATGCCGACAACGGGTCGACCTGGACGTCATGGGGAGCGACGCAGCCGACGCTGCCCGCCTCCGCGCGGCGGCTGCTGGGCGATCTGCTCGGCACGCTCACGTCGCAGCACCCCGCTCCGATCGAGCAGGCCCAGCTGGCGCCGTCGCGGCTGAGCGACACCGTGCGCGAAGCGCTCGAGGCCGCCGTGGGCGCGGCAGCCGTGCACACCGACGACGTCACCCGCGCCCGTCACGCCGGCGGCCAGTCCTACAGCGATTTGGTACGACGGCGCCGCGGCGACGCCTCGGATGCGCCCGACGCGGTTGTCCGCCCGGCGAACGCTCGTGAGGTCGCCGCCGTACTGCGGGTGTGCAGCGCCCAGCGGGTGGCGGTCGTTCCTTGGGGTGGCGGCACCAGCGTGGTCGGCGGCCTCGCGGCGCTCGACGGTGGTCTTGCGGCCGTCGTCGCCTTGGACCTCAGCCGCATGGATCGGCTGCTCGCCGTCGACCCGATCTCGCGGACCGCCACCTTCGAGCCGGGCATTCGTACGCCGGCCGCCGAGGCCGCGCTCGCCCAGCACGGGCTCTCGCTCGGTCACGTCCCGCAGAGCTTCGAGCGCGCATCGCTCGGCGGCTACGTCGTCACCCGATCGTCGGGCCAGGGCTCCAGCGGGCGAGGCCGCATCGACGACATGGTCCTCGGGCTGCGGATGACGACACCGGTGGGCGAGCTCGTCCTGCCCGCGATGCCCGGCAGCGCCGCCGGGCCCGACCTGCGCCGGCTCGTGCTCGGATCCGAGGGCACGCTGGGCGTCCTGACCGAAGTCACGCTGCGAGTGCGTCCGATCCCAGCGACGACGCACTACGAGGGATGGGTCGTCCGTAGCTGGGAGGATGGGACCCGTCTCGTGCGGACGCTGGTGCAGGACGGCCCGAAGCCCGACGTACTGCGCCTGTCGGATGAGGACGAGACCCGGATCTCCCTCGCGCTGTCCGGGACCAGCGGCGCCAAGAAGCGCGCGATGGACGCGTGGCTTCGGCTGCGCGGCGCCTCAGGTGGCTGCCTGGTCATCGTCGGCTTCGAAGGCCCAGCCGCCGACGTCCGGCACCGCCGCCGCGGCATACGACGCGTCATGCGCGCCGGCCACGCGGTTGGCCTGGGCACGGCGGCAGGGAAGTCCTGGGAGCACAACCGGTTCTCCGGTCCGTATCTGCGTGACACCCTGCTCGACGAAGGGGTGCTGGCCGAGACGCTCGAGACGGCGACGACGTGGTCGAAGCTGCCCGGCCTCTACCAGGGCGTGCGCGAAGCGCTGACCGGCGCGTTGACCCGCGACGGGCGTCCGCCGCTGGTCGGCTGCCACGTCTCACACGTCTATCCGGCGGGCGCATCGCTGTACTTCACGGTGCTGGCCGCAGCCAGCCCCGGAGCCGAGCTGGAGCAGTGGGCTGCGGCGAAGAGCGCCGCCAACGCCGCGATCGTTGCCGCCGACGGCACGGTCACCCACCACCACGCGGTGGGCACCGCCCACCGCGACGCCGCAGTGACCGACCTCGGCGGGGCGGAGCTCGTGGGCGTCGCCGCGTTGCGCGCCGTCAAGGAGCGGCTCGACCCGGTCGGCATCCTCAACCCGGGCAAGCTGCTTCCCGACGGTCCCGGCTGACTCAGAGCCCGAGGGTCACCGTCGACGTCGGGGTACCGGTTGGAACCGGCGGCGGGCTCACCGGCGGCGGGCTCACCGTCGTCGTCGGTGTCGGGGTGAGCGTGGGCGTTGGCGTCGGGGTCAACGTGGGGGTCGGCGACGGCGAGAGCGTCGGGCTCGGCGGGGTGAGCCTGGTGGTCGCGTCACTGCGGAACAGCGTCAGCGCGTTCGCGATCTGCTGACCCAGCTCGGGGTTCAGGTTGCCTTCCTGCTCCTGGGTGTCGACCGCCGTACTCATCTGGGAGGCGACCGTGTCGAGATCGGTGAGGTCCTTGTCCTGGACCGCTGCCGCGAGCTGGCTCAGGTACGGCGAGAGGGCGTTCGACGCCTTTGCCGAGATCACCCCCTTGCACACCAGGTCGGTCAGGGTGTTCAGGTCGTTGCCGACCTTGCCGCCCACCGACGGCACCGCCGTCCCGCAGTCGGCGGAAGGGCCGTTGGCGTTCGAGCCGTTGCTGTGGTGGGACAGCGCGAGGACGACGCCCACCGCGATCGCGACCAGCACAGCGGCGCCGAGCACCCACGGCCACAGCGGTCGCTGCCGCGGAGCCGGGCGCACATAAGAGGTCTCTGCCGCCGCGGCGGTCGGGAGCATGCGGGTCGGCTGGGACATGACGGCGGTCTCGGCCGCACCCGCGACCGGGACGCCGATCGCCATCGTGGAGTCGGCCGCCGCACCGGACAGCCGCCGCAGCCGGTCACTGACGTGTGCGGCGGACAGCCGCCCGGCCGGCAGCCGCGCGAGCATCCCGCCGAGCAGGTCTCGCCACTGCACGGGCAGCGAAGCGGGCACGGCCGGCGGCCGGGACACCCGTGCCATCGCCGCTTCGAGCGGCGGCCCGTCGTACTCCCGTCGCCCGGTGAGGCACTCGAGGAGGAGCAACCCGAGGGCGTAGACGTCGGCGGGCGGGCCGACCGGCTCGCCGGTGACCTGCTCGGGGGCGAAGTACGCCGGAGTGCCGACCACCTCACCGGCGCTGGTCACGTGGCTGGCGTCGACCAGGCGCGCGATCCCGAAGTCGGCGAGGTGAACCCGCCCGTCCGAGGAGATCAGCACGTTGGCCGGCTTCACGTCGCGGTGGATCAGGCCCTGGCTGTGCACGTAGCTCAACGCATCCGCGAGCGCCGTACCGATCTCGGCGACGCGCTCGGTCGGCAGCGCGCCGTAGCGCAGCTCCTCGGCCAGCGTCGGACCTTCGATCAACGTCATGACCAGGTAGGGCCGTCCGGTCGCGTCGTCCTCACCGGCGTCGAGCACCGTGACGAGCGAGGGGTGGTCCAGCCGCGCGAGCGTGCGCATCTCCGCCTCGTGGCGGCGCAGCTCGTCGGCGACGTCTGCCCGGAACAGCTTGATCGCGACGTCGCGATGCAGCCGCTCGTCAAAGGCGCGGTAGACCTCGGCGACGCCTCCCGAGCCGAGCAGCGCGTCGAGCCGGTATCGCCCGTCGAGCAGGCGGTCGCCGGGCGGCGGAGTGGAGCTGGTCATCCCCTACAGGATCCCGGAGTCGGGGCTGGCTCGCGACGCGCCGCGCCGCCCGTGATCTTGTCGGGACTGACCGGTCGTGCTCTCACAACGAGGTCACATACCCCACCGCGGACCCGTCAGACCGGCCGGATGCGGCCCGATCCGACGAGCTCACGCCCCCGCGGCGCGCCGTACCCAGGCATCCCGGTGCCGCCTAGCATTGCTACGCCCCGCCCTCTTAGCTCAGGGGATAGAGCGACCGCCTCCTAAGCGGTAGGCCGCAGGTTCAAATCCTGCAGGGGGCACGAAACCGAGACGGTCGAACCCGCCGCGCCAACCAAGGCCCCCGTCGTACGAAGTAGCACACAACCCGCCGCGAAATGTCGCGCTTCTGGCGCGATGTCCGAATCCGTGGCCGGGTTGTGTGCTACTTCGAACGGGCGGGCCGGCTTGGGAGGACAATCTCGGGCGTCTCGAAGGGGTCCACGTGAAGCTTCCGAAGTCCGTTCTGCGAGAGCTCGCGGTCGCTGCCGGCGACGAGGCGCGGCTCGCCAAGCGCGACACCAGGCACACCGACGTGGACTGGCCGAAAGCCGGAAAGGGCCGCGCGGCGAAAGAGGTCGCCGAGGAGGATCTCGCCGCCTTCAAGGAGGAGCTGCAACGGGTGCAGCAGCAGCTCTACGCCAACGGCACCCGGGCGCTGCTGTTGATCTTCCAGGCCCTGGACGCGGCCGGGAAGGACGGCACGATCCAGCACGTCATGTCCGGCGTGAACCCACAAGGGTGCTCGGTCAGCTCCTTCAAGCGCCCGTCGGACACCGAGCTGCGACACGACTTCCTGTGGCGTTGCACCCAGGCGCTGCCCGAGCGCGGGCGGATCGCGATCTTCAACCGGTCCTACTACGAAGACGTGCTCGTCACCCGCGTCCACCCGGAGCTGCTCGCCGATGGCGGCATCGACAAGCACAGCGGTCTCTGGCGCGAGCGCTACGAAGACATCAACGCGTTCGAGCGTCACCTCGACCGCAACGGCACCCGAGTGGTGAAGTTCTTCCTGCACGTCTCCAAGGCCGAGCAGCGGCGCCGGTTCCTCGATCGCCTCGACGACCCCGCGAAGCACTGGAAGTTCAGTACGGCGGACCTCGCCGAGCGCGCCCACTTCGAGGAGTACCAGGACGCGTACGAAAAGGCCCTCACCGCGACGTCGACGAAGCACGCGCCGTGGTACGTCATCCCGGCCGACGACAAGCCGACGATGCGAGCGCTGGTCGCAGGGGTGATCGTCGACGCGATCGACCGCCTCGACCTCGACGCGCCACGACCGGCGGCATCTGCCGAGGAGCTCGAGCAGGCCCGCGCGCAACTCCTCGCCGAAACCGACTAGTCCTGCGGCGGCCGGTTGGCCGTCAACGGCAGCCGTGTCGCTGCCGGCCCGCGCGCCGCGGACCAGCCGGCAACCAACGCGGCCAACCCGATCAACGTCGCCGACACGAACAACGCCGTCGACAATCCACTGTGAAATGCGCCGTACGCCGCGTCGTAGATGCGATCGATGAACGACGGGAACAGCGCCTTGATGCCCGACAGCGACCCGCCCTTGGCGGTACCGCCGTGCTCGTAAGCGTTGATGATCGACCCCTGGAAGAACGACGGGATGTGCAGCTCGCTCAGCCGCTGCCGCAGGTCCGCGGTGAGGCGATGGTTGACCAGCCCGCCGAGGATCGCCACCCCGAACACCACTCCGAGCTGGCGCGCAGTGTTGGTGGCAGAAGCCGCCATCCCGGAGTGCTCCGGAGGTACGACGTCGAGCACCAGCACCGTTACCGGCACCATCGCCAGGCCCATCCCGAGGCCGGTCAGCCCAAGTGACGCGGTGAGCGCCCCGAACGACGGATGGGTCGACAGCAAGGGTTCGCTGATTGCGATGCCTGAGCCGGCGACCAGGCAGCCCGCCGCCATCGTCCAGCGGCCGCCCCTGCCCACGACGAGCCGACCGGCCCAGATCGCCCCGCCCACCATGAGCACGGTCATGGGTACGAACAGCGCGGCCGTCCGGTAGCCGCTGTACTTCACGACGTCCTCGAGATAGAGCGCGGTGAAGAAGAAGATCGAGAACGTCCCGAAGTACACGGCGAAGGAGACGACGAGCGCGGCGGTGAACCGCAGTCGTCGGAAGTAGCGGACGTCGAGCATCGGGTAGGTCGCAGCACGCTCGCAGGCGACGAACGCGAACAGGCAGACCGCGCCGACGACGAACAGCGCGACGATTCCGGCCGAGCCGTAGCCGGAGCTCTCGCCTTGGATCATGGCGGTGACGATCGAGCCGATCGCCACGACCCCGAGGACCTGGCCCGCGACGTCGACCTTGGCCGTCGCCGGGTCGGCGCTTTCGGCGACGAACGCCCGCGCCGCGACGTACAGCACCGCGCCGACGAGGACGTTGAGCCAGAACACCGCCCGCCAGCTCCACAGGCTGACCAGTACGCCGCCCACGAGCGGGCCGAGCGCAAGTCCGAGGCAGGACACCGCGGCCCACACGCTCAAGGCGCGCGCCCGCCCGCGGTGGTCGGGGAAGATGTGCCGCAACACCGACAGCGTCCCTGGCTCGGACGCGGCCGCTCCGACCCCCATGACCGCACGCGCCGCGATCAGCACGCCGCGGGAGCTCGCAACGGCCCCGGCGAGGGACGCGAGGCAGAACACGACAAGGCCGACCAGCATCACCCGGCGCCGGCCGAACCGATCACCCAGCGTGCCTCCAGTCAGCATCAGACTGGCGAACGCCAGGGCGTAGGCGTCGACGATCCACTGCAGCCCGGTCACGCCGAAATGCAGCGAGTCCTGGATGCTGCTCAGCGACACGCTGACCACGGTCGTGTCCAGGAACGTCAGGGCGAGGATCCCGCAGACCACGACCAGCGCCGCGCGGCGGCCGCGAGCGGCATCGGGCTCGTGCCGGGTCGCCACACCATCATGGTGATGCACGGCTGCGGCACGGCCGGGTCTTAAGGTCGAAACCGTGCTGGTCGGCGTCGTCAGGGAAGCTGCCGCCGGCGAGCGACGGGTCGCACTCACTCCTGACGCCACGCGCCGGCTGGTCGACGACGGCGTGCAGGTCGTGGTCGAGTCCGGCGCCGGGAGCGGCGCCTGGTTCGACGACAGCCAGTACCTCGACGCGGGCGCTTCGACCGCCGACGCGGCGAGCCTTCGCCGCGACTGTGACGTCCTGCTCTGCGTCGGACGTCCCGACTTCACCGCGATCCCCGACGGCAAGACCGTGATCGGCCTGCTCGCGCCGCTGCTCGATGCACCGCTGATGGCACGAGTCGCGGCCCGCCGCATCACCGCGATCAGCCTCGACGGACTGCCGCGCACGTTGACCCGTGCGCAGGGCATGGATGCGCTGACCTCACAGGCGAACATCGCGGGGTACCGCGCAGTCCTCGTGGCGGCCGAGCATTTCGACCGGTTCTTCCCCCTGCTGATCACCGCTGCGGGAACCTCCAAGCCCGCAGAGGTTCTGGTCCTGGGCGCCGGCGTCGCTGGCCTGTCCGCGATCGGTACGGCGCGACGTCTCGGCGCGATCGTCCGCGGCTACGACGTACGACCGGCCAGCAGCGAGGAGATTCGCTCGCTCGGCGCGCAGCCGGTCGAGCTCACTTCGGTCGCCCAGGGAGCCGGTGAGGGCGGGTACGCACGAGCGCTTACCGACGACGAACAGCGAGCCCAACAAGACGAGTTGGCCGGCCACATCGCAAAGCACGACATCGTGATCACGACCGCCCATGTCCCCGGCCGCCGGCCCCCGCTGATGGTGACCGCTGCGGCGATCAATGCGATGCGCCGCGGCTCGGTGATCGTCGACATGGGTGCCTCCGACCTCGGCGGCAACGTCGAGGGATCGCAGCCTGGGGTGGTCACCGTCACAGACAACGGGGTGACGGTGGTCGGTGCGGGCGACCTGCCCTCACGCATGGCCACGGCAGCGAGTACGGCGTACGCCCGCAACATCAGCGGGCTGCTGCGTCACTTTCTGGTCGACGGCGTCGTCACGATCGATCTCAGCGACGAGATCACCGCGGGTGTCGTCGTCACCCACGACGGCGCCGTCGTACACGCCGCGACTGCGGCGTTGCTCGAGGAGAAGGGGCAGCAATGACCGGCTCGTTCGTCGGGGACATGACCATCTTCGTGCTCGCTCTGCTCGTCGGGTTCGAGGTCATCAGCAAGGTCCCGGCGACGCTGCACACTCCGCTGATGTCGGGCGCCAACTCGATCCACGGCGTCGTCCTGGTGGGTGTGGTGATCCTCTCCGGCGAGACGCGCGGCCTGCTCGGCTACATCCTGTTGTTCGTCGCGGGTGCATTCGCGGCGGCGAACGTCGTCGGCGGCTACGTCGTCACTGACCGGATGCTTCAGATGTTCAAGCGCCGTCCCGTCGTACCGGGCAAGGACCAGCCCTCGTGACGCACTGGGAGACCGGCATCCGGTTCGCCTCGCTGTTCGGCGCGGTCTGCTTCGTGCTCGGTCTGCACCTGATGAACTCCCCCGCGACGGCCCGGCGGGGCAACGAGCTGTCCGCGTTCGGCATGGTCGTCGCGGTCGCCGCGGTGTTGCTCAACGTCGGCCACGGCGACGACGGCGCGGTCATGACCGGCACCCGGTGGGCGGTCCTGCTCGCCGGCGCGGCGGTCGGCGGCGCGTGGGGTCTGTACGCCGCACGGACCGTCCGGATGACGTCGATGCCGCAGCTGGTGTCGTTGTTCAACGCGGTCGGCGGCGGCGCCGCGGCGCTCATCGCGATCGCCGAGTACGACATCCACACTCACCCCAGCGCCGGCACCGC
It encodes:
- a CDS encoding MFS transporter, which encodes MATRHEPDAARGRRAALVVVCGILALTFLDTTVVSVSLSSIQDSLHFGVTGLQWIVDAYALAFASLMLTGGTLGDRFGRRRVMLVGLVVFCLASLAGAVASSRGVLIAARAVMGVGAAASEPGTLSVLRHIFPDHRGRARALSVWAAVSCLGLALGPLVGGVLVSLWSWRAVFWLNVLVGAVLYVAARAFVAESADPATAKVDVAGQVLGVVAIGSIVTAMIQGESSGYGSAGIVALFVVGAVCLFAFVACERAATYPMLDVRYFRRLRFTAALVVSFAVYFGTFSIFFFTALYLEDVVKYSGYRTAALFVPMTVLMVGGAIWAGRLVVGRGGRWTMAAGCLVAGSGIAISEPLLSTHPSFGALTASLGLTGLGMGLAMVPVTVLVLDVVPPEHSGMAASATNTARQLGVVFGVAILGGLVNHRLTADLRQRLSELHIPSFFQGSIINAYEHGGTAKGGSLSGIKALFPSFIDRIYDAAYGAFHSGLSTALFVSATLIGLAALVAGWSAARGPAATRLPLTANRPPQD
- a CDS encoding PPK2 family polyphosphate kinase yields the protein MKLPKSVLRELAVAAGDEARLAKRDTRHTDVDWPKAGKGRAAKEVAEEDLAAFKEELQRVQQQLYANGTRALLLIFQALDAAGKDGTIQHVMSGVNPQGCSVSSFKRPSDTELRHDFLWRCTQALPERGRIAIFNRSYYEDVLVTRVHPELLADGGIDKHSGLWRERYEDINAFERHLDRNGTRVVKFFLHVSKAEQRRRFLDRLDDPAKHWKFSTADLAERAHFEEYQDAYEKALTATSTKHAPWYVIPADDKPTMRALVAGVIVDAIDRLDLDAPRPAASAEELEQARAQLLAETD
- a CDS encoding NAD(P) transhydrogenase subunit alpha produces the protein MTGSFVGDMTIFVLALLVGFEVISKVPATLHTPLMSGANSIHGVVLVGVVILSGETRGLLGYILLFVAGAFAAANVVGGYVVTDRMLQMFKRRPVVPGKDQPS
- a CDS encoding NAD(P) transhydrogenase subunit alpha, translating into MLVGVVREAAAGERRVALTPDATRRLVDDGVQVVVESGAGSGAWFDDSQYLDAGASTADAASLRRDCDVLLCVGRPDFTAIPDGKTVIGLLAPLLDAPLMARVAARRITAISLDGLPRTLTRAQGMDALTSQANIAGYRAVLVAAEHFDRFFPLLITAAGTSKPAEVLVLGAGVAGLSAIGTARRLGAIVRGYDVRPASSEEIRSLGAQPVELTSVAQGAGEGGYARALTDDEQRAQQDELAGHIAKHDIVITTAHVPGRRPPLMVTAAAINAMRRGSVIVDMGASDLGGNVEGSQPGVVTVTDNGVTVVGAGDLPSRMATAASTAYARNISGLLRHFLVDGVVTIDLSDEITAGVVVTHDGAVVHAATAALLEEKGQQ
- a CDS encoding serine/threonine-protein kinase, which codes for MTSSTPPPGDRLLDGRYRLDALLGSGGVAEVYRAFDERLHRDVAIKLFRADVADELRRHEAEMRTLARLDHPSLVTVLDAGEDDATGRPYLVMTLIEGPTLAEELRYGALPTERVAEIGTALADALSYVHSQGLIHRDVKPANVLISSDGRVHLADFGIARLVDASHVTSAGEVVGTPAYFAPEQVTGEPVGPPADVYALGLLLLECLTGRREYDGPPLEAAMARVSRPPAVPASLPVQWRDLLGGMLARLPAGRLSAAHVSDRLRRLSGAAADSTMAIGVPVAGAAETAVMSQPTRMLPTAAAAETSYVRPAPRQRPLWPWVLGAAVLVAIAVGVVLALSHHSNGSNANGPSADCGTAVPSVGGKVGNDLNTLTDLVCKGVISAKASNALSPYLSQLAAAVQDKDLTDLDTVASQMSTAVDTQEQEGNLNPELGQQIANALTLFRSDATTRLTPPSPTLSPSPTPTLTPTPTPTLTPTPTTTVSPPPVSPPPVPTGTPTSTVTLGL
- a CDS encoding FAD-binding oxidoreductase, encoding MPHSSTSAAGDADNGSTWTSWGATQPTLPASARRLLGDLLGTLTSQHPAPIEQAQLAPSRLSDTVREALEAAVGAAAVHTDDVTRARHAGGQSYSDLVRRRRGDASDAPDAVVRPANAREVAAVLRVCSAQRVAVVPWGGGTSVVGGLAALDGGLAAVVALDLSRMDRLLAVDPISRTATFEPGIRTPAAEAALAQHGLSLGHVPQSFERASLGGYVVTRSSGQGSSGRGRIDDMVLGLRMTTPVGELVLPAMPGSAAGPDLRRLVLGSEGTLGVLTEVTLRVRPIPATTHYEGWVVRSWEDGTRLVRTLVQDGPKPDVLRLSDEDETRISLALSGTSGAKKRAMDAWLRLRGASGGCLVIVGFEGPAADVRHRRRGIRRVMRAGHAVGLGTAAGKSWEHNRFSGPYLRDTLLDEGVLAETLETATTWSKLPGLYQGVREALTGALTRDGRPPLVGCHVSHVYPAGASLYFTVLAAASPGAELEQWAAAKSAANAAIVAADGTVTHHHAVGTAHRDAAVTDLGGAELVGVAALRAVKERLDPVGILNPGKLLPDGPG